Proteins from one Triticum aestivum cultivar Chinese Spring chromosome 7A, IWGSC CS RefSeq v2.1, whole genome shotgun sequence genomic window:
- the LOC123154736 gene encoding aspartyl protease family protein At5g10770 yields the protein MTQTMLIDTGSDVSWVQCKPCSQCHTQADSLFDPSSSSTYSPFSCSSAACAQLSQSHEGNGCSGSQCQYMVKYGDGSSGTGTYSSDKLALGSSSVSNFQFGCSQSESGNLLEDQTDGLMGLGGGAQSLATQTAGTFGKAFSYCLPPTPDSSGFLTLGAATSGFSKTQMLRSSQVPSYYGVLLEAIRVGGRQLNIPASVFSGRSIMDSGTIITRLPATAYSALSSAFKAGMKQYPPAQPMGIFDTCFDFSGQSTIKIPSVALVFSGEVIVDLATDGIILDSCLAFAANSDDSSLGIIGNVQQRTIEVLYDVGGGAVGFKAGAC from the coding sequence ATGACCCAGACCATGCTCATCGACACCGGCAGCGACGTGTCCTGGGTGCAGTGCAAGCCGTGCTCGCAGTGCCACACCCAGGCGGACTCGCTCTTCGACCCCAGCTCGTCGAGCACCTACTCACCCTTCTCCTGCAGCTCCGCCGCCTGCGCGCAGCTCAGCCAGAGCCATGAGGGGAACGGCTGCTCCGGCTCCCAGTGCCAGTACATGGTCAAATACGGCGACGGTTCGAGCGGGACCGGGACGTACAGCTCCGACAAGCTCGCGCTGGGCTCCAGCTCCGTCAGCAACTTCCAGTTCGGATGCAGCCAGTCTGAGTCGGGCAACCTTCTCGAAGACCAGACCGATGGGCTCatggggctcggcggcggcgctcagTCGCTCGCCACCCAGACCGCGGGGACCTTCGGCAAGGCCTTCTCGTACTGCCTCCCACCGACTCCGGACTCCTCTGGGTTCCTCACCCTCGGCGCAGCAACCTCAGGTTTCTCCAAGACACAGATGTTGAGGAGCAGTCAGGTCCCGTCGTACTACGGCGTGCTCCTTGAGGCCATCAGGGTGGGAGGCAGGCAGCTCAACATACCCGCCTCGGTCTTCTCCGGCAGGTCGATCATGGACTCCGGCACAATCATAACGCGGCTGCCGGCGACCGCGTACTCTGCGCTATCGTCGGCGTTCAAGGCCGGCATGAAGCAGTACCCGCCGGCGCAGCCTATGGGCATCTTCGACACGTGCTTCGACTTCAGCGGCCAGTCCACCATCAAAATACCGAGCGTCGCACTGGTGTTCTCCGGGGAAGTCATCGTCGACCTCGCCACCGACGGGATCATTCTGGACAGCTGCCTCGCCTTCGCGGCCAACAGCGATGACAGCTCCCTTGGCATCATCGGCAACGTGCAGCAGCGGACGATCGAGGTGCTGTACGATGTTGGCGGCGGTGCCGTGGGGTTCAAGGCCGGCGCATGCTGA
- the LOC123154737 gene encoding aspartyl protease family protein At5g10770-like, with amino-acid sequence MASIPKLVILLLCTCLHTLVAHEGYDLRAYKVLHAGSLKSAAVNCSQPKVTPSSGGVTVPLHHRHGPCSPSPVPSTKAPTLEEMLRRDQLRAAYIRRKYSGVKGGAGDMEQSDVTVPTTLGTSLDTLEYLITVGIGSPAMTQTMLIDTGSDVSWVQCKPCSQCHTQADSLFDPSSSSTYSPFSCSSAACAQLSQSHEGNGCSGSQCQYMVKYGDGSSGTGTYSSDKLALGSSSVSNFQFGCSQSESGNLLEDQTDGLMGLGGGAQSLATQTAGTFGKAFSYCLPPTPDSSGFLTLGAATSGFSKTQMLRSSQVPSYYGVLLEAIRVGGRQLNIPASVFSGRSIMDSGTIITRLPATAYSALSSAFKAGMKQYPPAQPMGIFDTCFDFSGQSTIKIPSVALVFSGEVIVDLATDGIILDSCLAFAANSDDSSLGIIGNVQQRTIEVLYDVGGGAVGFKAGAC; translated from the exons ATGGCATCTATTCCGAAGCTTGTGATTCTCCTGCTGTGCACCTGTCTTCACACTCTCGTTGCTCACGAAGGATACGATCTTCGCGCCTACAAGGTTCTGCACGCTGGCTCTTTGAAATCTGCCGCCGTCAACTGCTCCCAGCCCAAAG TGACTCCATCATCCGGCGGCGTCACCGTGCCGTTGCACCACCGGCACGGCCCGTGCTCGCCCTCGCCTGTGCCCTCCACCAAGGCGCCGACCTTGGAGGAGATGCTCCGGCGTGACCAGCTCCGGGCCGCCTACATCAGACGGAAGTACTCCGGCGTCAAGGGTGGCGCAGGTGACATGGAGCAATCGGACGTTACCGTGCCGACCACACTGGGCACCTCCCTGGACACGCTGGAGTACTTGATCACCGTCGGCATCGGCTCGCCGGCCATGACCCAGACCATGCTCATCGACACCGGCAGCGACGTGTCCTGGGTGCAGTGCAAGCCGTGCTCGCAGTGCCACACCCAGGCGGACTCGCTCTTCGACCCCAGCTCGTCGAGCACCTACTCACCCTTCTCCTGCAGCTCCGCCGCCTGCGCGCAGCTCAGCCAGAGCCATGAGGGGAACGGCTGCTCCGGCTCCCAGTGCCAGTACATGGTCAAATACGGCGACGGTTCGAGCGGGACCGGGACGTACAGCTCCGACAAGCTCGCGCTGGGCTCCAGCTCCGTCAGCAACTTCCAGTTCGGATGCAGCCAGTCTGAGTCGGGCAACCTTCTCGAAGACCAGACCGATGGGCTCatggggctcggcggcggcgctcagTCGCTCGCCACCCAGACCGCGGGGACCTTCGGCAAGGCCTTCTCGTACTGCCTCCCACCGACTCCGGACTCCTCTGGGTTCCTCACCCTCGGCGCAGCAACCTCAGGTTTCTCCAAGACACAGATGTTGAGGAGCAGTCAGGTCCCGTCGTACTACGGCGTGCTCCTTGAGGCCATCAGGGTGGGAGGCAGGCAGCTCAACATACCCGCCTCGGTCTTCTCCGGCAGGTCGATCATGGACTCCGGCACAATCATAACGCGGCTGCCGGCGACCGCGTACTCTGCGCTATCGTCGGCGTTCAAGGCCGGCATGAAGCAGTACCCGCCGGCGCAGCCTATGGGCATCTTCGACACGTGCTTCGACTTCAGCGGCCAGTCCACCATCAAAATACCGAGCGTCGCACTGGTGTTCTCCGGGGAAGTCATCGTCGACCTCGCCACCGACGGGATCATTCTGGACAGCTGCCTCGCCTTCGCGGCCAACAGCGATGACAGCTCCCTTGGCATCATCGGCAACGTGCAGCAGCGGACGATCGAGGTGCTGTACGATGTTGGCGGCGGTGCCGTGGGGTTCAAGGCCGGCGCATGCTGA